TCGGCGATCGAAAAAAGGTCCGAAAAAAATATATGCAAGAACTCAAAGCCCAGGCGCCTGTCGTGAAAAGTTAGTGACATTGGGCTTCCAGCCTGCATGCAGACAAGATGTCTGCGCTACATTTTCATCGTGATGGGTGTGCAAACGTACATGACAAATTACTCTGGAAAAACTATATCACAACCGCGAAGTTTTTGCAGCGCAAGCTTCCAGCTTGCCTTCGTTTGCAGGTTGGAAGCCTGCGTTAGTCTCTTTAAAGTTGAATCTTTGCAAAAAAAGCAAAGACTTTTGGCTCACAGAATTGGAACTCTCACAGAAAAAAATTTACTTCAGTGAGAGTTCCATTTCTGTGAGCGAATAATTTTTTTTTGGTTGCGGCTGGTCCGCGTTGGGTTTTGAAAAGCCGATTTAATTCTGCTAAAACTTTGAAAAGATATTTAATTTACTTTAAAAAGTCAAGCGACGGCTTTGGATAAACTACCTTTTCCACTTCGGGATCCGCTCGCGTATTTTTCCGAAGCCGAGGCGGTCAAACAAGGCCTCGACTTTCCGGCGATCGGCGCCGGCGTATTTCAGCGCGGACAAATTCGCTTGAATCGGCGCATCGCTCGCAATCGTCGCGAGTTTTTTGGAGAGAAAGGCAAAGTCCCGGCCCTGCTCGAGCTTGGCGCGAATGGCCGCCGCGCCGCGCCAGCTCATCTTTTCCACTTTGTCGAGTTGTTGATAAATGGCTTCGATGCTGGCAAATTTTTTCAACAACGTCACCGCGGTTTTCTCCCCGATGCCTTTGACGCCGGGAATGTTGTCGACGGCATCGCCTTGCAGCGCCAGCAAATCAACGATCTGGTTGGCGCGCACGCCGAAATGTTGTTTCACCGTTTTTTCGTCGAAGCGCCGGTCTTTGGCGAAATCCCACAGCTCCGTGCGTTTGTTGACGAGTTGCGCCAAATCCTTGTCGCCGGAGACGACGACGAAACTGGTGCGCGGCTTGGAAAACTTGGCGATGAGGGTGCCGATAATATCGTCCGCCTCGTAACGGTCGTCGATATAGGCTTTCATGCCCAAGGCCTCGGTCACTTGCCAACACGCCTCGAGCTGGGCCTCGAGCGCGGGATCCGGCTGCTCGCGGTTGGCTTTGTAATCGGGATAAAACTCGTTGCGAAACGAGCTGGTCAAGCTGCCATCAAAGGCAACGGCCAAATGCGTTGGCTGCGTTTTTTTCAAAATTTCGATCAGAAAAGCAGCGTAGCCATAAACCGCATTCGTCGGCGAGCCGTCCGGTGCGCGCATCGAGGAGGGAATCGAGAAGAAAGCGCGAAAGATGTACGGGCTGGCGTCGATCAAATAAATTTTTGACATGGTTTCTTGAAGGTAAATGAGTGATAGAGTCAAGATAACATGAAGGTTTGTCGATTGCAAATAAAATCCTTGCATCCCACCAAAAGTTTGTTTATCTTCGCCATTATCCCTCTGCCCGGTACGGCGCGGTTGCAATAAAAAGCGTCCTCAACTTTGGGCTGATTCTGCGCGCGACGCTTGCCTGAGTATCTGATTCAAATCCCACTCAATCGTGACTTCGACGGCGATTTTCCCGATCACTTGGAAAATCTGTGTTGAGTATTCTAAAACCAACTGGTTCGAACCATCGATGTAGGAGGAAAGCATGATACCTGCAAGCTTCGATTACGTTGCTCCCAAAACCATCGGCAAAGCGATTGCCCTGCTCCAGCAGCATGGCGCGAAAGCGAAAGTGCTGGCTGGCGGCCACAGTTTGTTGCCGGCGATGAAACTGCGGCTGGCGTCGCCGAAGATTCTCATCGACATCAACCGCCTGCCGAATCTGGATTACATCAAAGAATCCGGCGGGTGGCTGCGTATTGGCGCGCTCACGCGCGAGTCGGCGCTCGATGAATCGGATTTGATCAAATCCAAATATCCGATCATCGCCGACACGGCGCGCGTCATTGCTGATCCGCTGGTGCGCAACATGGCGACGGTCGGCGGCAATCTGGCGCACGGCGATCCCGCCAACGATCACCCCGCCACCATGCTCGCGCTCGGCGCCGAAATTGTCGCCACCGGCCCCAAAGGCAAGCGCACCATTCCGATTGAATCCTTCTTTATTGATGCCTTCCAAACCGCGCTGAAATCCCAAGAAATTCTCACCGAAATTCGCGTTCCGATGCCAAAACCGCGCAGTGG
This DNA window, taken from candidate division KSB1 bacterium, encodes the following:
- a CDS encoding exodeoxyribonuclease IX, whose protein sequence is MSKIYLIDASPYIFRAFFSIPSSMRAPDGSPTNAVYGYAAFLIEILKKTQPTHLAVAFDGSLTSSFRNEFYPDYKANREQPDPALEAQLEACWQVTEALGMKAYIDDRYEADDIIGTLIAKFSKPRTSFVVVSGDKDLAQLVNKRTELWDFAKDRRFDEKTVKQHFGVRANQIVDLLALQGDAVDNIPGVKGIGEKTAVTLLKKFASIEAIYQQLDKVEKMSWRGAAAIRAKLEQGRDFAFLSKKLATIASDAPIQANLSALKYAGADRRKVEALFDRLGFGKIRERIPKWKR
- a CDS encoding xanthine dehydrogenase family protein subunit M, with amino-acid sequence MIPASFDYVAPKTIGKAIALLQQHGAKAKVLAGGHSLLPAMKLRLASPKILIDINRLPNLDYIKESGGWLRIGALTRESALDESDLIKSKYPIIADTARVIADPLVRNMATVGGNLAHGDPANDHPATMLALGAEIVATGPKGKRTIPIESFFIDAFQTALKSQEILTEIRVPMPKPRSGGAYMKLERKVGDFAIAGVAAQLTLDDAGNIKTVGIGLTNVGLTAIKAEKAEAFLRGKTPDDATLKQASELAAAASQPQSDLRGPEEYKRAMVRVLTFRALKRAVERAQAG